One Bacteriovorax sp. PP10 DNA segment encodes these proteins:
- a CDS encoding S8 family serine peptidase codes for MMKSQFLGLGLLLAVNVASAANIAIVDSGNDFEHKDLKAKAWINPTEIAGNDRDEDKNGYPDDINGWNFADSNNVLIDYSYAWSDTPDVRKFFDIQLKSFLGTLTAEDRAWANAKLKEEKFIKDITVFGNYMHGTHVTGIAARMSNEAKMIGVKLIPTEVKLPGKESADLTITTGDKSEAVGTNDKGLKETLIKKALEALAKQQATTFGEIGRYINGSKAAVMNGSFGTSYDAISGVISQIYKSIFKKDPTAEELKTYVDHYFVTAVEQTKAFTSSAPNTLFIFAAGNDGSNNDIKPTTPTNVVAENKISVAATLGDQALATFSNYGVKNVEVAAPGVGILSTSPKDTYIHVSGTSQAAPYVAGVAGAVKDANPKLDFRGIKKIILETVDVKEWLKGKVTTSGLVNPTRAVRAAELSRSMDLGAAIAQSKVDVLPKSDNEKAMGRQYFQVEKSLIMPLPSTIIVK; via the coding sequence ATGATGAAGTCTCAATTTTTAGGTCTTGGATTATTATTAGCAGTAAACGTAGCAAGTGCAGCAAACATCGCTATCGTTGACTCTGGAAACGATTTTGAACATAAGGATCTTAAAGCGAAAGCTTGGATCAACCCAACTGAGATCGCGGGTAATGACCGTGACGAAGATAAAAACGGATACCCTGACGATATCAATGGATGGAACTTTGCTGATAGCAATAACGTTCTTATCGATTACTCATACGCTTGGTCAGATACACCAGACGTGAGAAAGTTTTTCGACATCCAGTTAAAGTCTTTCCTTGGAACTCTGACTGCTGAAGACAGAGCATGGGCAAACGCTAAACTTAAAGAAGAAAAATTCATCAAAGACATCACTGTTTTTGGAAACTACATGCACGGGACTCACGTAACTGGGATCGCTGCAAGAATGTCGAATGAAGCAAAGATGATCGGTGTTAAGTTAATTCCTACTGAAGTAAAACTTCCAGGAAAAGAGTCTGCTGATCTAACAATTACAACTGGTGATAAATCAGAAGCTGTTGGAACAAACGATAAAGGATTAAAAGAAACGTTAATTAAAAAAGCTCTTGAAGCTCTAGCAAAACAACAAGCAACGACTTTTGGTGAAATCGGAAGATACATCAACGGTTCTAAAGCTGCTGTTATGAACGGATCTTTCGGGACTTCATACGATGCTATCTCGGGAGTGATCTCTCAAATTTACAAATCGATCTTCAAAAAAGATCCAACAGCAGAAGAATTAAAAACTTATGTTGATCATTACTTTGTGACTGCTGTTGAACAAACGAAAGCATTCACAAGTTCTGCTCCCAACACACTTTTCATCTTTGCTGCTGGTAACGATGGATCAAACAACGACATTAAACCAACAACTCCAACAAACGTTGTAGCTGAAAACAAAATCTCAGTTGCGGCAACTCTTGGTGACCAAGCTCTTGCAACTTTTTCTAACTACGGTGTGAAGAATGTTGAAGTAGCAGCTCCTGGTGTAGGAATTCTTTCGACTTCTCCAAAAGACACTTATATCCACGTATCTGGAACGAGCCAAGCTGCTCCATACGTAGCTGGTGTTGCTGGTGCAGTTAAAGATGCTAACCCGAAACTAGACTTCCGTGGAATCAAGAAAATCATTCTTGAAACTGTAGACGTTAAAGAATGGTTAAAAGGAAAAGTAACAACTTCAGGTCTAGTGAACCCAACTCGTGCAGTAAGAGCTGCTGAGCTTTCTCGTTCAATGGATTTAGGAGCTGCTATTGCTCAATCTAAAGTTGATGTTCTTCCAAAATCAGACAACGAAAAAGCAATGGGAAGACAATATTTCCAAGTAGAGAAGTCACTAATCATGCCTCTACCAAGCACTATCATTGTTAAATAA
- a CDS encoding S8 family serine peptidase — translation MKKLITLATLLQLGTASASVVAIMDSGTDINHKDLAPKAWTNKNEVVGSKTDLDGSGLPGDVHGWDFTTNSGNVFDGKYNNLLTPDVLKFYVLYAKYETKTITQAEFEWLKATTQDKVLMNKVNFVGGYAHGTHVGGVAALNNSKAEIMSLKILPTVYQELAPAAPADKANGKEPVQLELDFGDGNVNVAPAMSVEDFKKAIIGEATQQIQKMVPMHGYLKFHKVDVVNQSFGIGFTAAVDFISAAFIEEVKREPTQKELTDLVVAYFGTLLKVGPQMFAAAPDTLFIIAAGNDASNNDQFPDYPSSIQAPNKIVVAATLGYSEIADFSNFGATRVDVAAPGVAIQSTAPANNYVFMSGTSQAAPFVTNAIAQAKDINPALSASDLKSIILKTVDVKAWLKGKVSTSGIVNKARVNRAAELSKTMNVEVAIQKAKAEIADVVVPKTFAKRLPGMDLKFRPLRPSLLVKLPSL, via the coding sequence ATGAAAAAATTAATCACTCTGGCAACACTTCTACAGTTGGGAACAGCGAGCGCGTCTGTTGTTGCTATCATGGACTCAGGTACTGATATCAATCATAAAGACCTAGCTCCAAAAGCATGGACAAACAAAAATGAAGTAGTTGGTTCTAAAACAGATCTAGACGGAAGTGGTTTACCTGGTGACGTTCACGGTTGGGATTTTACAACAAATTCTGGAAACGTGTTTGACGGTAAATACAATAACCTTTTAACTCCTGACGTTTTAAAGTTTTACGTTCTTTACGCAAAATACGAAACAAAGACGATTACACAAGCTGAATTCGAATGGCTTAAAGCTACGACTCAAGACAAAGTTCTTATGAACAAAGTTAACTTCGTTGGTGGATACGCTCACGGGACTCACGTTGGTGGAGTTGCTGCTCTTAATAACTCTAAAGCAGAAATCATGTCGCTTAAGATTCTTCCAACTGTTTACCAGGAACTTGCTCCAGCTGCACCAGCAGATAAAGCAAATGGTAAAGAACCAGTTCAACTTGAACTTGATTTCGGTGACGGTAACGTGAACGTTGCTCCGGCAATGTCAGTAGAAGACTTCAAGAAAGCAATCATTGGTGAAGCGACTCAACAAATTCAAAAAATGGTTCCAATGCACGGATACCTAAAATTTCACAAAGTAGATGTTGTTAACCAATCTTTCGGGATCGGATTTACAGCAGCAGTAGATTTTATTTCTGCAGCTTTCATCGAAGAAGTGAAGAGAGAGCCAACACAAAAAGAATTAACTGATCTGGTTGTTGCATACTTCGGAACTCTACTTAAAGTAGGGCCACAAATGTTTGCTGCTGCTCCAGATACATTATTCATCATTGCTGCTGGTAACGATGCTTCTAACAATGACCAATTTCCAGATTACCCATCATCTATTCAAGCTCCAAACAAGATCGTAGTTGCTGCGACTCTTGGATACTCTGAGATTGCTGACTTCTCTAACTTCGGAGCAACGAGAGTAGACGTAGCAGCTCCAGGTGTTGCTATCCAGTCAACTGCTCCAGCTAACAACTATGTTTTCATGAGTGGAACAAGCCAGGCAGCTCCATTTGTTACAAATGCAATTGCTCAAGCTAAAGACATCAACCCTGCTTTATCGGCCAGCGATTTAAAATCAATCATCCTTAAAACTGTAGACGTAAAAGCATGGTTAAAAGGAAAGGTTTCAACTTCAGGTATCGTTAACAAGGCCCGCGTAAACAGAGCAGCTGAACTTTCGAAAACTATGAACGTTGAAGTAGCTATTCAAAAAGCAAAAGCTGAGATTGCAGACGTAGTAGTTCCAAAAACATTTGCTAAGCGTCTTCCGGGAATGGATTTAAAATTCAGACCACTTCGTCCAAGCTTACTTGTTAAATTACCATCACTTTAG
- a CDS encoding 2-hydroxyacid dehydrogenase, giving the protein MKKVYVTRDVLPDGISLLKDKGFEVEVWAKDRPMTAIELHEAAQKVDALWCTMADAINKNFLMSNSHLKIITNYAVGTNNIDKEAAAELGIIIGNTPDVLTEATAETAFGLMICASRNFKAAMKNAENGEWTHFQPKGFLGPQLKGRTLGIIGMGRIGGRLGEMAQGAFGMKIKGYKRGDNLIEFLSDLDVLSLHIPLTPETKHFIGRKEIAAMKSSAIIVNTARGDVIDQEALYEALRDKKIFSAGLDVTTPEPLPPSNPLFSLPNVMILPHIGSATFEARTEMSVMCANNIIAAFP; this is encoded by the coding sequence ATGAAAAAAGTATATGTGACTCGGGACGTACTTCCAGATGGGATAAGCCTTTTAAAAGATAAAGGTTTTGAAGTTGAAGTCTGGGCCAAGGACCGTCCGATGACAGCAATCGAGCTTCATGAGGCGGCCCAAAAGGTCGACGCACTTTGGTGCACGATGGCCGACGCGATAAACAAAAACTTCTTAATGAGTAACAGTCATTTAAAAATAATTACAAATTATGCAGTCGGGACCAACAACATCGATAAAGAAGCAGCGGCCGAACTGGGAATTATTATCGGCAACACTCCGGACGTCTTAACTGAGGCCACTGCTGAAACAGCATTTGGATTAATGATCTGTGCTTCGAGAAACTTCAAGGCCGCAATGAAGAATGCTGAAAATGGAGAATGGACTCACTTTCAACCGAAAGGATTTTTAGGGCCTCAACTAAAAGGAAGAACTCTCGGTATCATTGGCATGGGAAGAATTGGTGGACGCTTAGGTGAGATGGCACAAGGTGCTTTTGGAATGAAGATTAAAGGTTACAAGCGTGGCGACAACCTGATTGAATTTTTAAGTGACCTGGATGTTTTATCACTTCATATTCCACTTACTCCTGAGACAAAACACTTCATTGGGAGAAAAGAAATTGCAGCAATGAAATCCTCGGCCATTATTGTGAACACGGCACGCGGTGATGTCATTGATCAGGAAGCTTTGTATGAAGCTCTTAGAGATAAGAAGATTTTTTCAGCAGGTCTCGATGTGACAACACCAGAACCTCTTCCTCCTTCTAATCCCCTGTTTTCCCTACCAAATGTTATGATCCTTCCCCATATTGGATCGGCCACTTTTGAAGCACGAACAGAAATGTCGGTTATGTGTGCCAATAATATTATCGCTGCTTTCCCATAA
- a CDS encoding DUF333 domain-containing protein — translation MPTIKITSFIILIITTHTLHAEVFTHQYERSKSQKIEIVTVDDMKVSESCSKNKKSCFALFNRKKVSVHKKTKLKGNPASIYCHEKGGFSSIFKDEKNNEYDFCRFEKDFYVDSWDLYKRYAK, via the coding sequence ATGCCAACAATTAAAATCACCTCATTTATCATTCTCATTATTACCACGCACACTCTTCACGCTGAAGTTTTCACTCATCAGTATGAAAGAAGTAAATCTCAAAAAATTGAAATCGTTACCGTTGATGATATGAAGGTCAGTGAATCATGTTCTAAAAATAAGAAGTCATGTTTTGCATTGTTTAATCGCAAGAAGGTTAGCGTCCATAAGAAAACTAAATTGAAAGGCAATCCTGCTTCAATCTACTGCCATGAAAAAGGCGGGTTCTCGTCTATCTTTAAAGATGAAAAAAATAATGAGTATGATTTCTGTCGATTTGAAAAAGATTTTTATGTGGATAGCTGGGATCTTTATAAGAGGTATGCAAAATGA
- a CDS encoding trypsin-like serine peptidase has protein sequence MKFFTLLALMLVSSQVFSKTPITVVPKVIYGTDDRMDVFESSDNLMKELSLSTAAQILNPDIIEKDGTYTLKGDTLEQSGMCKSERFSDQPATANCSGFLIAPDKLVTAGHCVTSVADCNNHKWFFDFSNKTGVVKSFSFTKDQVYTCTAVIERKKETGAGADYAVVQLDRKVVGRTPLKYRTEGKIADDAVLTVIGHPSGLPVKITAAADMRNNKGASFFVMNSDTYGGNSGSVVVDSRTGIVEGILVRGDTDYMRTKDGCMASVIRDQDGGRGEDATRITIINALKK, from the coding sequence ATGAAATTTTTTACACTACTAGCACTAATGCTTGTATCTTCTCAGGTCTTTTCAAAAACTCCAATCACAGTTGTACCAAAAGTTATCTACGGAACTGATGATCGTATGGACGTTTTCGAAAGCAGTGATAATTTAATGAAAGAATTATCTCTATCAACAGCAGCTCAAATTTTAAACCCAGACATTATTGAAAAAGATGGAACATACACTCTTAAGGGTGACACTCTAGAGCAATCTGGAATGTGTAAGTCTGAGCGTTTTTCTGATCAGCCAGCAACTGCAAACTGTTCAGGATTTTTAATTGCTCCGGATAAACTAGTCACTGCTGGTCACTGTGTGACAAGTGTTGCTGATTGTAACAACCACAAATGGTTTTTTGATTTCTCAAACAAAACGGGTGTTGTTAAGTCTTTCTCATTCACAAAAGATCAAGTGTACACATGTACTGCTGTGATCGAACGCAAGAAAGAAACTGGAGCAGGAGCTGACTACGCTGTTGTTCAACTTGACCGCAAAGTTGTTGGCCGCACGCCACTTAAATACAGAACTGAAGGAAAGATTGCTGACGATGCTGTGTTAACAGTTATTGGTCACCCATCAGGACTTCCAGTAAAGATTACTGCAGCAGCTGATATGAGAAACAATAAGGGAGCATCATTTTTCGTAATGAACTCTGATACGTACGGTGGAAACTCTGGGTCAGTAGTTGTTGATTCAAGAACTGGTATCGTTGAAGGAATCCTTGTAAGAGGAGACACTGATTACATGCGCACAAAAGACGGATGTATGGCATCTGTAATCCGCGACCAAGATGGTGGACGTGGTGAAGACGCTACAAGAATCACAATCATCAATGCTCTAAAAAAATAA
- a CDS encoding amidohydrolase family protein — protein sequence MKTIQAKCATSQFIKRLDITFDETTGLIVSVADAVKNQSEVDYYYNDDCLLFAGMGDIHIHAREDVSGKNTYKEDFHSTCCAALNGGVVHVGDMPNNPIPPIDDVSYLNKFKLAAKVDVPILMYAGIGPSTRPLTFTVPYKAYMGPSIGELFFKDNQSLDDVLVHYKNQFVSFHCEDPEVLEAHKSEKTHGERRPLKAELMATDTALHLIEKYQLKGKLCHYSAGEGLTSIIAAKKRGVNVTCEVTPQHLYYSMELLKNKSETEQTFFQMNPPIRGESDRKALIQAVIEGYIDYLATDHAPHSQEEKLKGMSGLPGLDTYGPFVTWLLLDQKIDAKIIAKIVSEGPGIFFNQFLPSLNSKSDQLKKWGLGFGFLSSGYSASFSILNLVKPLKIEAAHLKTKAAWSPFLGETFPGSVENVFLCGKKM from the coding sequence ATGAAAACAATTCAGGCCAAGTGTGCAACGTCACAGTTTATTAAAAGACTCGATATTACTTTTGATGAGACGACAGGATTAATCGTTAGTGTTGCAGACGCTGTTAAAAATCAATCTGAAGTTGATTACTATTACAACGATGACTGCTTGTTATTTGCCGGAATGGGCGACATCCATATTCATGCCAGAGAAGATGTCTCTGGAAAAAATACTTATAAAGAAGATTTTCACTCAACATGTTGCGCGGCCTTAAACGGTGGAGTGGTTCATGTTGGAGATATGCCGAACAATCCGATTCCGCCCATTGATGACGTGTCGTATTTAAATAAATTTAAATTGGCAGCGAAAGTTGATGTACCGATTCTAATGTACGCAGGCATCGGGCCATCTACCAGGCCTTTAACTTTCACTGTTCCATATAAGGCCTACATGGGCCCTTCAATTGGAGAGTTATTTTTTAAAGACAATCAAAGTTTAGATGACGTCCTCGTTCATTATAAAAATCAATTCGTGAGTTTTCACTGTGAAGACCCTGAAGTATTAGAAGCACATAAAAGTGAAAAAACTCACGGTGAGCGCCGTCCATTAAAAGCAGAACTCATGGCGACAGATACGGCCTTGCATTTAATTGAAAAATATCAATTGAAAGGAAAGCTTTGTCATTACAGTGCCGGCGAAGGATTAACGTCGATTATCGCTGCTAAAAAAAGAGGTGTGAATGTCACTTGTGAAGTGACTCCACAACATCTTTATTACTCGATGGAGCTCTTAAAAAATAAAAGCGAAACTGAGCAAACATTTTTTCAAATGAATCCACCGATAAGAGGTGAGAGCGATCGCAAAGCATTGATCCAGGCAGTGATAGAAGGTTACATAGACTACCTTGCCACTGATCATGCGCCTCACAGTCAGGAAGAAAAATTAAAAGGCATGAGTGGTCTTCCAGGTCTTGATACCTACGGGCCGTTTGTGACGTGGCTTTTACTTGATCAAAAAATCGATGCAAAAATTATTGCAAAGATTGTGAGTGAAGGTCCGGGGATTTTCTTCAATCAATTTCTTCCTTCACTGAATTCGAAATCAGATCAACTAAAGAAATGGGGTTTAGGATTTGGTTTCTTATCATCCGGATATTCAGCATCATTTTCTATTTTAAATTTAGTGAAACCACTAAAAATAGAGGCCGCTCATTTGAAAACAAAAGCAGCATGGTCGCCATTTTTAGGTGAGACTTTTCCTGGAAGCGTAGAAAATGTCTTTTTATGTGGTAAGAAAATGTAA
- a CDS encoding trypsin-like serine peptidase, producing MKFLLTFTFLIAALSAHASMDKVIYGEDNRRMMSELDSANDTQAIKYSSSILAQIPNWRMTSTKETISVTTRDLKSGLNICDGEKFLEQPLVASCTAFLVGPDLIVTAGHCIKDKYDCKKQTWILDYDSAGDFTGPKGTINFPKDKSYTCKDLVSWSENNNLDYALIKLDREVVGRTPLKVRREGKVASNESLMVIGHPLGMPKMLADNILVRDNSSTFFFKTNADTFSGNSGSPVFGAVSGMVEGILVRGDEDFEMDIDLGCQRMSRCGDKDCRGESVQRSTYLPFKNIPKI from the coding sequence ATGAAATTCCTTTTAACCTTCACATTTTTAATTGCAGCATTGAGCGCTCACGCCTCGATGGACAAGGTTATTTATGGCGAAGATAACCGCAGAATGATGAGTGAGCTCGATTCAGCAAATGATACACAGGCAATCAAATACTCATCTTCAATCCTGGCCCAGATTCCTAACTGGAGAATGACATCGACGAAAGAGACGATTTCTGTCACAACCCGCGATTTAAAATCCGGCCTTAATATTTGCGACGGAGAGAAGTTTCTAGAGCAGCCTTTAGTTGCATCATGCACGGCCTTTTTGGTTGGCCCTGATTTAATCGTGACAGCAGGACACTGTATTAAAGACAAATACGATTGCAAAAAACAGACATGGATTCTGGATTACGATTCTGCCGGAGACTTTACCGGTCCAAAAGGTACAATTAATTTTCCTAAAGACAAGTCATATACGTGTAAAGATCTGGTGAGCTGGTCAGAAAATAATAATCTGGATTACGCGCTTATCAAACTTGACCGCGAAGTGGTTGGCAGGACTCCATTAAAGGTTCGTAGAGAAGGAAAAGTCGCCAGCAATGAATCCCTGATGGTGATCGGGCATCCGTTAGGAATGCCAAAAATGCTCGCAGATAATATTTTAGTCAGAGACAATTCCTCGACTTTTTTCTTTAAGACAAATGCAGATACGTTCTCAGGAAACTCGGGTTCTCCGGTTTTTGGGGCCGTCTCAGGAATGGTTGAAGGGATTTTAGTCAGAGGCGACGAAGACTTTGAAATGGACATCGATCTGGGATGTCAGCGTATGAGTCGTTGTGGCGATAAAGACTGCCGTGGTGAGAGTGTTCAGCGCTCAACTTATTTACCATTTAAAAACATTCCCAAAATCTAA
- a CDS encoding dihydropteroate synthase produces the protein MNLSKFKTLGVINRTPNSFSDQGQSLNPQHFESQLKSFLEDSTVIVDVGFESTAPMNRAVSSEEEFSRFENFLEASKDFSFENKFISFDTYKVQNFLLMAKSFKALHPKAHFIFNDVSGVLDDELQSALLKFKDENFYYIYTFAHIPSRDQVLDHMKFLRPENDVITEASLAFKKAYDWFKSFQMEDNLILDPGFGFSKTFEQNWQLINHWSELESKTSLDVPMLVGLSKKSFLKKALETHPELDLEGLHQKCIQDIQKASKRNLLFRVHDPKVMDFSL, from the coding sequence ATGAATTTATCAAAGTTTAAAACATTGGGGGTCATTAACAGGACCCCCAATTCTTTTTCTGATCAAGGCCAGTCCCTCAATCCACAACATTTCGAATCGCAGTTAAAGTCTTTTCTCGAAGACTCAACCGTCATTGTTGATGTGGGTTTTGAGTCAACGGCCCCGATGAATCGTGCAGTCTCATCTGAAGAAGAGTTCTCTCGTTTTGAAAACTTCTTAGAGGCCTCAAAAGATTTTTCTTTTGAAAATAAATTCATCTCTTTTGATACATACAAAGTTCAAAATTTTCTTTTGATGGCCAAAAGTTTTAAAGCACTTCATCCAAAAGCTCACTTTATTTTTAACGATGTCAGTGGCGTTTTAGACGATGAACTTCAATCGGCCCTACTCAAGTTTAAAGACGAAAATTTCTACTACATCTATACATTTGCGCATATTCCTTCCCGCGATCAAGTCTTAGATCATATGAAATTCCTACGTCCAGAAAATGACGTGATCACTGAAGCAAGCTTGGCATTTAAGAAGGCCTACGATTGGTTTAAAAGCTTTCAGATGGAAGATAATCTTATTCTCGATCCAGGGTTTGGTTTCTCTAAAACCTTCGAGCAAAACTGGCAGTTGATTAACCACTGGAGTGAGCTCGAATCAAAGACTAGTCTCGATGTCCCGATGCTCGTTGGGCTTTCAAAAAAGTCATTTCTTAAAAAGGCCCTGGAGACTCACCCTGAGCTGGACCTCGAAGGGCTTCACCAAAAATGCATCCAAGACATCCAAAAGGCATCAAAAAGGAACTTGTTATTTCGGGTTCACGACCCAAAAGTCATGGATTTCTCCCTGTAA
- the ftsH gene encoding ATP-dependent zinc metalloprotease FtsH, producing the protein MKPQQKTLTLWIVVILLMALVAKLATVSKTDVKTIKYPAFVTAVQEKNVEEVIFKGKDTIMGKFKPGYENGARFTLTGNTGDATFNILRENQIIPQYEEEEKQTFFTSLLLNWGPMILLIVIFYFFLRQIQAGGGKAMSFGKSRARMLNPHEKKITFGDVSGVQEAKEELEEVVDFLKDPKKYTALGGKIPKGVILVGPPGTGKTLLARAVAGEADVPFFSISGSDFVEMFVGVGASRVRDLFEQGKKHAPCIIFIDEIDAVGRHRGQGMGGGHDEREQTLNQLLVEMDGFESNEGVILIAATNRIDVLDPALLRPGRFDRRVMVGAPDVRGRLGILKVHTKKTPLEDNIDLEVIAKGTPGFTGADLANLVNEAALNAARHNKKKLSNADFEEAKDKVLMGPERKSLVISDKEKLMTAFHEAGHTLVGMNLPHTDPIHKVSIMPRGGALGVTQTLPNEDMLSLTNVRAENFIAFLMGGRCAEEIVYGQMTSGASNDIERATSLARSMVCKWGMSEKMGPINYHKSGASAFTGMGENVDYSEKTAQEIDEEINRIVDKNYRQAINILKSNRDGLDRLAHALMAWETIDFQQVKDVIAGIDIGLPLKPEKKTDEKDEKVSPAKGLDPLPA; encoded by the coding sequence ATGAAACCTCAGCAAAAAACACTCACACTCTGGATTGTTGTTATCCTACTTATGGCCCTGGTTGCAAAACTAGCGACAGTTAGTAAGACTGACGTTAAGACAATCAAGTACCCTGCATTCGTGACAGCTGTTCAAGAAAAGAACGTTGAAGAAGTTATCTTCAAAGGCAAAGACACGATCATGGGTAAGTTCAAGCCTGGGTACGAAAATGGAGCACGATTTACTCTAACGGGTAACACTGGTGATGCTACATTCAATATTCTTCGCGAGAATCAAATCATTCCTCAGTACGAAGAAGAAGAAAAACAAACATTCTTCACATCATTACTCCTTAATTGGGGACCAATGATTTTATTAATCGTTATTTTTTATTTCTTCCTTCGCCAAATTCAAGCTGGTGGCGGTAAAGCGATGAGCTTTGGTAAGTCTCGCGCTCGCATGCTCAACCCGCATGAAAAGAAAATCACTTTCGGTGATGTTTCTGGTGTTCAGGAAGCAAAAGAAGAACTTGAAGAAGTTGTAGACTTCCTAAAAGACCCGAAAAAATACACAGCACTTGGTGGAAAGATTCCTAAAGGGGTTATCCTTGTAGGTCCTCCAGGAACTGGTAAGACTCTTCTTGCAAGAGCTGTTGCCGGTGAAGCTGACGTTCCATTCTTCTCAATCTCTGGATCGGACTTCGTTGAGATGTTCGTAGGGGTTGGGGCGTCTCGTGTACGTGACCTTTTTGAACAAGGTAAAAAACACGCACCATGTATCATCTTCATTGATGAGATCGATGCGGTTGGACGTCACAGAGGTCAAGGTATGGGAGGAGGTCACGATGAACGTGAACAAACTCTTAACCAACTTCTTGTTGAGATGGACGGTTTCGAATCTAATGAAGGTGTAATTTTAATTGCAGCAACAAACAGAATTGACGTACTAGATCCAGCTCTTCTAAGACCAGGTCGTTTCGATAGACGTGTAATGGTTGGTGCTCCTGATGTACGCGGACGTTTAGGGATCCTAAAAGTTCACACTAAGAAGACTCCACTTGAAGACAACATCGATTTAGAAGTGATCGCAAAAGGAACTCCAGGATTTACTGGTGCTGACCTTGCGAACCTTGTAAATGAAGCTGCACTAAACGCTGCCAGACATAATAAGAAGAAATTATCGAATGCTGATTTTGAAGAAGCAAAAGATAAAGTTTTAATGGGACCTGAAAGAAAGTCTCTGGTTATTTCTGATAAAGAAAAACTAATGACTGCTTTCCATGAAGCAGGTCACACACTGGTTGGTATGAACCTACCACACACTGACCCTATTCATAAAGTTTCAATCATGCCGAGAGGTGGTGCACTAGGTGTTACTCAAACTCTTCCAAATGAAGATATGCTTTCACTTACAAATGTCCGCGCTGAAAACTTCATCGCGTTCTTAATGGGTGGACGTTGTGCTGAAGAAATTGTTTACGGACAAATGACTTCAGGTGCGAGTAACGACATTGAAAGAGCAACGAGCTTAGCTCGTTCAATGGTTTGCAAATGGGGTATGTCAGAAAAGATGGGACCGATCAATTATCATAAGTCAGGTGCTTCTGCCTTCACTGGAATGGGAGAAAACGTTGACTACTCTGAGAAAACTGCTCAGGAAATTGATGAAGAAATCAACCGTATCGTAGATAAAAACTACCGTCAGGCAATCAACATTCTTAAATCGAATCGCGATGGTCTTGACCGTCTGGCACATGCTCTAATGGCATGGGAAACGATCGACTTCCAACAAGTAAAAGATGTTATTGCTGGAATTGATATCGGTCTTCCATTAAAGCCAGAAAAGAAGACAGATGAAAAAGACGAGAAGGTTTCACCAGCAAAAGGTTTAGACCCTCTACCGGCATAA